The genomic segment GCTCGCTGCGCTCGCACCGCAGGTGAAGATCGTCCTCGGTGCGCACAATGTTCCGGTCGCTTCGCCTGCTGTTCTGACGCAACTTGCGGCCGCATACGACAAAGTGCGAGCCGGCCAGGTGGCGTCCGAACCGGCCGGTGATGGCAAGGTGATCTACAAAGTGGACGGAATTGCGTTCCTCATGCGCAAGCCATGAACGCCGTCGTCACACCGTATATTGCGCCACCGATTTCTTAACGCGGTCCACCATCGGCGACAGACCCGCAATGAGATCCGTAGCCGTGTGCACCGCGCCTACATTCTGCTCCGTCATCGCGGCCACCTGATGGATGTTGCTGCTGATTTCATTCATCGCAATGGTCTGCTGTGACGATGCACTTGCAATCTCCGATACCCGCTTGACCGCGCCGCTCATGAGGCCGTCAATGCCGACCAGCGTAGTGTGGGCCTCCCGCACCAGCGACACGCCATCGTCGACCTTGCTCGTTCCCGCGTGCATTCCGGTGATGGCGCGATCGCTGTCACCCTTGATCGTGCTGAGAAGCTCGTCAATCCGGCCGGTGGCAGCGCGCGTGCGATCGGCAAGGCTGCGCACCTCGTTTGCGACGACGGCAAATCCACGTCCTGCCTGCCCGGCACGCGCAGCTTCGATGGACGCATTCAACGCCAGAAGATTCGTCTGCTCGGTGATCTCGCGAATCAGTCGCGCCACTTCGCCCACTTCCGCCGAACTGGCGCTTAGCGCTTCCACGTCGCGCGCCGCATCCTTGATCGCATTACTCAGATCACCGATTCGCGTTACAGCCTGCTCTGACAATCCAGCGCCCTCTGTCGCCCTTGAGCCCGAATCAACGACAGCACTCTCGGTGGTCTGCAGGTGTTCCGACACTTCGCGAATGGTGAGCTCGAGCTCTGCCGTAGCCGCCGCCACACTTGACGTGGACTTGTTCTGCGATTCCGCCGCGCTCTGGATTTTCAGAATGGAGTCGAGGATGCGCTGCGTTCCCGTCTCAACCGGGCCCACGGCATCCTGAATGCACTGGAACGTTGACTGTACCCATGTGAGCAACAGAGTGAGCTTGCGCGAAATCGGCTCGTCTGCCATTCCCATCGCACCGGTACGCGTCAAATCGCCCGTCGAAAGAATGTGGTCGAGCTGCGACTCAATTCCCGCCAACCTCCGCCTGAGCTTCGGCAGCGTGTAGGCGCCACCCAACCCCGCAGCAACGCCTGACAAGCCGAACACAATGGCCGCGGCAATGCTCAGCCAGCCCTTGTGCGCGGTAAAACTCAGGGCAATGCCTGCGCAGGAAGAAAGCAGCGTCAACGCGAGCGCAATGCCCATCTGCCTTCCTGGCTGCGCGATTCGCTCGACCCACTCGGGACGCACCCGCACCACGCGTCCTTCTTCGATGCGCAGTGTTCGGTCACCCTCGCGAAGGCGCCGGTAAGCGTCGGCAGCCGCCTGAATCTGCTCCCGCGTGGGCTTTCCCCGCAGCGATTGGAATCCTACGACCCGGCCGTTTTCCCGCACCGGAGAGATGTTGGCCACCACCCAGTAGAATCCGCCGTCCTTCCGCCGATTCTTCACCACTCCCTGCCAGGGCCGGTTCGCTTTCAGAGATCTCCATAAGTCCGCGAAAGCCTCGGCCGGCATATCGGGATGCCGCACCAGGTTGTGCGGCTTGCCCAGCATCTCTTCCACCGCGTAGCCACTGATCTCGGCAAAGACCCCATTAACGTGCGTGATCCTGCCCTTCAAATCGGTTTGCGAATAGATGAAAGCATTCTCGGGAAGGAAGGTCTCAACATTGCTGACATAAATCCCTTGCTTCATGCGTTCTCCTGCCGTCCTGAGCCAGAGCTCGCATGGAGTGCCTCCGCTATTCAGTCCCGCAGAGGATCTCTGCACAGTCAGACTGCGCTCAGTGGCGTAACGAGCCAGATAGCTTATCGGCAGTGAAGAGCAAGTGTATGGTATTACCAGAGTCTGGCCGAGGGTGATTTGTAAACCCTTAGAAGCCGCCCTGCGTGGGCCCGAACCACGAACGCGCGTCGGCGCGGAACAACCCGTAAGCGAACAGCACGAGCAGGGTCGAGTGCACAATCAACTCTTGCGGTGGATGCCCGAAGCTGATGGCAACGTGAAAGGCCATCCAGGCAACGGCCAGCCAGCGCGCCCAGTTGCGGCCGCGCAGCACGAAGAAGCCGGCGACAAGGCCCAGTACATTCACGGCCGCGGCGAGAAACGCATCCCTGTGGCTATCTGGATGCGCCATGAAGTTGAGCCACGCGCCGTAGAGACCAAACGCACCAGACAGCATGATCAACACGGAAATAACGATTATCGGTAGAGGCGCTCTCTTCATAGTGTCTCGCAGTTACAGCGGCTTTCCAATTTCCCAATGATGTCCGAACGGATCAACGAGGCGGCCCACGCGCCAGCCGTAATCCTGGTCCGTAACAGGATGCACGACCGCAGCGCCGGTGTCGATCGCGCGCTGAAAGGCGCTGTCCGGATCGTGCACCGTCAGCACCATGCGCACGGTTCCGCCGCCCAGTGTCTCCGGACTGAAGTTCTTGTGCTCCGGCGACTCATCCGCGACCCAGAAGCGCGACTGCCCCACTCCTAACTCCGCGACCACAGCGCCGTCGGGAGCCTCTATTTGGAATAGCACCTGCGCGCCGAATGCATCCATATAGAATTCGACAGCAGCCTTGCCTCGCCTCACAGAAAGCATGGGCGCAACGTGCGCTGGGGCCGTGACTGGATTGGCTACGTCCGCTCCCCATTGCGCGGGATACAAATCGTGAGCGTGCCGCGAGAACAGCCAGTGATGCCCGGCGAGATCGCGTGCTGCGTATTGGAACTCGCCATACACCGTCTCGTGCGGCTCTTCCAGAATGCGCGCACCCGCGGTCCTGGCTCGCTCGCAATGCGCTTCCACATCGTCGATGAAAATGGTCAGGCTTTGCGTTCCGTAGCCGAGCTGGTCGGGCAGGGAAGTCTCGAGGCCTGCGCGCTTGACCATCAGGAACGCGTTGCCTGCGCGCACTTGGGCGCCGCTCACGGGATCGCCGTAACGGTAGTGCTCCACGAAACCAAAGGCGCGGCTCAGCCACGCGAGCGCCTCTTCCACGTCGTGGTAGGCGACGTGCGGCAGCACCGTGTCAGTTGGGACGGAACGATTGAAGTTCATCTGCCAGTCCTAGGGGGACGATTCGTGCTCCAGCCAAAGAATAGGCCAGCGACCAGCGGCCTGTATTGTAAAAAAGCGTCACTGCGCGACGATCGGGATGTGATTGTTGCGCGCCGCGGAATGAGGTTTGTAGCCCGATGGAGTGATATCGGCAAGCTCGCGAAAATCGTGCACCAGATGCGACTGGTCGTGATAGCCATGCTTGGCTGCCAACATGCTCCAGTCGGGCGGCGCGCTGGTGCGGATCGATTTCAGGACACCCTGGAGGCGGCGTACGCGGGCGTAGCGCTTGGGCGTGAGGCCCACTCTATTGGTAAAGCGTCGCTCGAATTTCCGCGGCAACATGCCAAGCCGCGCAGCTACCTTAGCAACGCGCATGCCACGCTCGAGTGCACCGATGGCCCAGGCAATAGCGGGATCGAAGGAGTCGTCAAGGTGTCGCAGAAGCAGGTTCTCCAATACATCGAAACGTGCCTGCGGAGTGGGTGCGTCGAGCAGTTGCTCGCGCATTGAGGTTGCGATCCAAATCGCATCCAGATTCACTACATGGTTGCATGCCTCGCTGGCGGGAGATGCGAGAAAATGGCCTGCGCCGCCGGGGCGAAACTGGACCGCGGCAAGCCAGTGCATCTGCCGCGTATCGAGGATGAGGGACTGCGCGTGAGGGCCGGCGAGCACCGCACCGGAATGGCGAATCTTGAGGGCTGGATTTGCGCGATCGTAGGTGCGGAACTCGTCTTCGGCAAGATTGACCATCAGGTGAGCCTGGCCGTTGGGCACAATGCGTTCGAGGCCCATGGGCAGGTTGGCCTCGTGATAATGAAACGATTTGATGAACGGCAGCAGGCGCGGGGATCTGGGGCGTGCAGTGACGGTCAGCATGGGGTTGAGGTTAGCACGTTGGAATTTTCAAGCGGGCGACAACAGACTGTGCACGGGCTCCCAGTCCCGGGGAACAGAAGGGCCGTTGCAGATAACTCTATCGGATTGGCGCGCCCGTTTCGACGAATTTCATTGGCCGCGATTGAGGGATATTGCTAACGTGAGGCCATGACTGGTGAGAAGAACGCGCGGCGTTTGCGAACCGCATTTTTCGGCGAGCGCGGCATCCGGCCGGGCTGGCTGTTTGCCATCTTCGTCGCGCTGAATTATCTACTGGGGCCGATCCTCGATTACGTGCTGCCGAAGATTCATTTTCCCGCCTGGGACATGACCTGGCTCGGCATGACCAGCAACGAGTGGCTCAACTTCGCGGCCGTTGCGCTGCTGACGCGGGTGATGTGCCGCATCGATCGGACGCCGTTCTCCTCCCATGGCCTGAGTACGTCGCCCGGATCGACGCGCCTTTTCGCGCAGGGAGTTGTGTGGGGTATTGTGCCCTCGATCATCATTGTGATCCCCATCTGGCTAGCGGGTGCGTGCTCGTTCCACGGGCTGGCGTTGGCTCCGGCTGAGCTGATCAAATATGCCGCTTTATGGGCGCTCGCATTTCTGGGTGTCGGGTTCGCAGAGGAATTCACGTTCCGCGGCTACGCGCAGCAGACTCTGTCCCGAGCGATCGGTTTCTGGCCGGCCGCGGCCATTCTGTCCAGTGTGTTCGGCCTGATGCACCTGATTTTCAAGCCGAACGAAGGCTGGATCGATCCGCTATCGGTGGCATTGTATGGAATGTTCTGGTGCCTGACGTTGCGCCGGACGGGAACGTTGTGGTTCGCCATCGGATTTCACGCGGCGTCCGACTACACCGACATGGTCGTCTTCGCCGAACCGAACACCGGTAACGCGGGGAAGCCGCTGCCGGGCCATCTGCTGAACGTGGAGTTCCACGGCCCCGCTTGGCTCACTGGAGGTCCGCGCGGAACCGAAGCCAGCATGCTGGTGTTCGCGATCCTGGCGCTGCTGTTCTACTTCTTCCACAAGGCCTATCCGGCCAAACGCGCAGTGGAAGAGGGAGTGCTCATCTCGAACTGACTCGTCGCGATACGATGGAAGGCATTATGCGTCCCCAACCTCTGATTACCGTCTCCGATGTCGAAGCGAGCAGCCGGTGGTACCAGCGCCTGCTCGGATGCCGCAGTGCTCATGGCGGCAGTGCCTATGACCAGCTTGTCCATCACGGCGAGCTCGTGATGCAACTGCACAGCTTTGAGGTGGAGCACCACCACGGGCGGATCGCCGATCCCGACGACAAGCCCTATGGCAACGGCGTGCTGCTGTGGTTCGAGGTAGACGACTTCGATGCCGTGATGGAGCGCGCCGCCGAGATGAACGTCACGATCGTGATGCCGAAGCACCGCAATCCGCCGGCCAGCGAGGGCGATGGCGGCCCCAACCACTGGGAGTGCTGGATGCGCGATCCGGATGGATACACGGTCGTAGTGGCGAGCCCGTATGGAACGGCGGATGGATCCTGGAAACCGCCTGCGAACATTTGGGGCTGAGCGCCGGTCAGGGCAAAGTCACAGGCGGATAAAAACATCCGCTACGACCTCGCGGTCATCCCAAGGACATGTCCCATTCATTTGAGCATTCGGACTTCGAGACAATCGCGCCGAAGATTCTTTACTTCGGAAATCCGGTCGCACTCATCAGTTCGCTGAACGAAGACGGTACACCGAACCTTGCTCCGATCTCGTCCTTCTGGGCCCTCGGCTGGACCATGACCTTGGGGCTTCTCTCCGACACCAAGACTCTTCAGAACCTGAAGGCTCAGCCGGAATGCGTTGTGAATCTGCCATCGCCTGACATGTGGCGGCAGGTGGAGGCGCTCGCTCCCCTGACAGGCCGAAATCCCGTCCCCGAAGACAAGCGTGAGAAATTCCGTTTTGAAAGGGACAAGTTCGCCGCGGCCTCATTTACCACGATGCCCAGCGAGGTAGTTTCAGCACCGCGGGTGCGGGAGTGCCCGGTGCAACTCGAAGCCGTCACGCGTTCCATCCATGAGCTCTCGGGAGAGTCGCGGATTCAAAAACTGGGTGGCGCGGCATCGGTCGAGATCGAGATTCTTCGAGTTCACGTACGCCGGGATTTTGTCGTTAACGGCCACTATATAGATCCTGCCAAATGGCAGCCTCTCATTTACAACTTTCGCCATTACTTCGGACTTGGTGAGGAACTCGGCAGCACGTTCCGGGCAGAGGTCTGATAAGCGCTCGCCTTGTTCCGTAAAATGAACTCGAAGGCTCGTCAATTCTTACCGAGGGAATTTCGAACTTGCTCATCGATTCGCACGCACACCTCGACAGTCCGCGTTACACCGACGATCGCGCCGAAATGCTGCGCCGTTGCACCGAAGCGGGCGTGGGCGCGGTGCTTTCCATCGGCATTGGCGAAGGTCCCCAGGAGATGCACCAGGCACTCGATATCTGCCGCGAGTTCAACGGCCAGCCCGGCATGCCGCGGCTTTACGCGAGCGCAGGCATCTATCCGCACTCGACGGTAGACGCCGACGACGCGGCCATTGCAAAGCTGGATGGGCTGTTGGCTCAGCCTGAAGTCATCGCCTGCGGCGAAATCGGCCTGGACTACTATCACGAGGGCGCGGCGCACGATGTGCAGCGCGCGGGCTTGATCCGCCAGCTTGAAGTCGCGGCGGCGCGCAAGCGGCCGATCCTGATTCACTGCCGCGGCACAAACGAGACCACCGATGCATGGAACCATCTGTTTCTCGTCCTCGATACGTACTGGCGGCACACCGGCCTAGGTGGCGTGATGCACTGCTTCGGCGCGGGATGGGACGAGGCGAAGCGCGCGCTCGACATGGGCTTCCTGATCTCGTTCGCCGGCAACGTCACGTATGCCAAGGCGCAGAACCTGCGCGACGTGGCCGCGAAAGTTCCACTCGACGGCATGCTCGTCGAGACCGATGCTCCGTGGCTCGCGCCGGGTCCCATGCGCGGCAAACGTAACGAGCCAGCGATGGTGACGCATACGGCCCAGACGCTGGCAGAGGCGAAGGGCGTAACTGCCGAAGAGATCGCCGCGACGACAACTGCCAACTTCGCAAGGTTGTTCAAGCTGGAAATGGAGTTGGTCTGAGCGGTCCCCAAAGCCCACTTTGTGTGACAGAGCACACCCCTGGCGTGGGAAACTGATAAAGGTCACGCGCGGCTGAGCTTAGGCCGTCGCGCATTGAGGTACGGTATGGCTCAGGACAATTCGTTTGACATCGTAAGCAAGGTCGAAATTCAGGAAGTGCGCAACGCCATCGACCAGGCCCTTAAGGAAATTCACCAGCGATTCGACCTGAAGGACTCGCACTCCGAGATCAAGCTTCAGGAAGCCGACAAGGAGATTCAGCTTGCCTCAAAGGATGAGTACAAGCTTGAGGCCGTGAAGGAGATCCTCGGCCAGAAGCTGGTGA from the Occallatibacter riparius genome contains:
- a CDS encoding VOC family protein, whose protein sequence is MRPQPLITVSDVEASSRWYQRLLGCRSAHGGSAYDQLVHHGELVMQLHSFEVEHHHGRIADPDDKPYGNGVLLWFEVDDFDAVMERAAEMNVTIVMPKHRNPPASEGDGGPNHWECWMRDPDGYTVVVASPYGTADGSWKPPANIWG
- a CDS encoding methyl-accepting chemotaxis protein, whose product is MKQGIYVSNVETFLPENAFIYSQTDLKGRITHVNGVFAEISGYAVEEMLGKPHNLVRHPDMPAEAFADLWRSLKANRPWQGVVKNRRKDGGFYWVVANISPVRENGRVVGFQSLRGKPTREQIQAAADAYRRLREGDRTLRIEEGRVVRVRPEWVERIAQPGRQMGIALALTLLSSCAGIALSFTAHKGWLSIAAAIVFGLSGVAAGLGGAYTLPKLRRRLAGIESQLDHILSTGDLTRTGAMGMADEPISRKLTLLLTWVQSTFQCIQDAVGPVETGTQRILDSILKIQSAAESQNKSTSSVAAATAELELTIREVSEHLQTTESAVVDSGSRATEGAGLSEQAVTRIGDLSNAIKDAARDVEALSASSAEVGEVARLIREITEQTNLLALNASIEAARAGQAGRGFAVVANEVRSLADRTRAATGRIDELLSTIKGDSDRAITGMHAGTSKVDDGVSLVREAHTTLVGIDGLMSGAVKRVSEIASASSQQTIAMNEISSNIHQVAAMTEQNVGAVHTATDLIAGLSPMVDRVKKSVAQYTV
- a CDS encoding VOC family protein, which codes for MNFNRSVPTDTVLPHVAYHDVEEALAWLSRAFGFVEHYRYGDPVSGAQVRAGNAFLMVKRAGLETSLPDQLGYGTQSLTIFIDDVEAHCERARTAGARILEEPHETVYGEFQYAARDLAGHHWLFSRHAHDLYPAQWGADVANPVTAPAHVAPMLSVRRGKAAVEFYMDAFGAQVLFQIEAPDGAVVAELGVGQSRFWVADESPEHKNFSPETLGGGTVRMVLTVHDPDSAFQRAIDTGAAVVHPVTDQDYGWRVGRLVDPFGHHWEIGKPL
- a CDS encoding helix-turn-helix transcriptional regulator, encoding MLTVTARPRSPRLLPFIKSFHYHEANLPMGLERIVPNGQAHLMVNLAEDEFRTYDRANPALKIRHSGAVLAGPHAQSLILDTRQMHWLAAVQFRPGGAGHFLASPASEACNHVVNLDAIWIATSMREQLLDAPTPQARFDVLENLLLRHLDDSFDPAIAWAIGALERGMRVAKVAARLGMLPRKFERRFTNRVGLTPKRYARVRRLQGVLKSIRTSAPPDWSMLAAKHGYHDQSHLVHDFRELADITPSGYKPHSAARNNHIPIVAQ
- a CDS encoding CPBP family intramembrane glutamic endopeptidase, which translates into the protein MTGEKNARRLRTAFFGERGIRPGWLFAIFVALNYLLGPILDYVLPKIHFPAWDMTWLGMTSNEWLNFAAVALLTRVMCRIDRTPFSSHGLSTSPGSTRLFAQGVVWGIVPSIIIVIPIWLAGACSFHGLALAPAELIKYAALWALAFLGVGFAEEFTFRGYAQQTLSRAIGFWPAAAILSSVFGLMHLIFKPNEGWIDPLSVALYGMFWCLTLRRTGTLWFAIGFHAASDYTDMVVFAEPNTGNAGKPLPGHLLNVEFHGPAWLTGGPRGTEASMLVFAILALLFYFFHKAYPAKRAVEEGVLISN
- a CDS encoding TatD family hydrolase; the encoded protein is MLIDSHAHLDSPRYTDDRAEMLRRCTEAGVGAVLSIGIGEGPQEMHQALDICREFNGQPGMPRLYASAGIYPHSTVDADDAAIAKLDGLLAQPEVIACGEIGLDYYHEGAAHDVQRAGLIRQLEVAAARKRPILIHCRGTNETTDAWNHLFLVLDTYWRHTGLGGVMHCFGAGWDEAKRALDMGFLISFAGNVTYAKAQNLRDVAAKVPLDGMLVETDAPWLAPGPMRGKRNEPAMVTHTAQTLAEAKGVTAEEIAATTTANFARLFKLEMELV
- a CDS encoding flavin reductase family protein, producing the protein MSHSFEHSDFETIAPKILYFGNPVALISSLNEDGTPNLAPISSFWALGWTMTLGLLSDTKTLQNLKAQPECVVNLPSPDMWRQVEALAPLTGRNPVPEDKREKFRFERDKFAAASFTTMPSEVVSAPRVRECPVQLEAVTRSIHELSGESRIQKLGGAASVEIEILRVHVRRDFVVNGHYIDPAKWQPLIYNFRHYFGLGEELGSTFRAEV